A genome region from Salvia splendens isolate huo1 chromosome 19, SspV2, whole genome shotgun sequence includes the following:
- the LOC121779076 gene encoding protein FAR1-RELATED SEQUENCE 5-like: protein MMYCMIFAPITGKDNHGRPVAFSAGILSKENADSFSWLFERFIKCMGSAQKLIITDQDLGMKVVVERVLVDTRHRWCMWHIMFKVVEKLPKNLLGNEDLKKKKKLNNCVWSELIEPEEFNKEWNKVMEKYGLKDNEWFSSMFASRTFWVPAFFRDFPMSSLIKTTSISDSQTIFFKRYSKSRSNLVEFLMNYNIALDGQRSNNNRLEYLDFNTIPTLKTNSALEKHASTIYSDSGFKLIQSEIEEAVDNVTMVTVSIIGENEIYVVNDKFSKNWIVSYSTSFDSYACSCMMFGRIGLVCSHIFWVLRNKKMKLIPNELHGGRWLKSKFVKAVHCGFDDDIEIFIVVDEMNQEYRDMHGDFYDIAWLIEGDGDKIRAFRQIMAEGRKEVLGEGNVL from the exons ATGAT GTACTGCATGATATTTGCACCGATCACTGGAAAAGACAACCATGGGAGACCTGTAGCATTTAGCGCAGGCATATTATCTAAAGAAAATGCTGATTCCTTCTCATGGTTGTTTGAACGTTTTATCAAATGTATGGGTTCTGCACAAAAATTGATCATTACTGATCAGGATTTGGGAATGAAGGTCGTTGTGGAAAGAGTCCTTGTTGATACAAGACATCGATGGTGCATGTGGCACATCATGTTTAAGGTTGTGGAAAAGTTACCAAAGAATCTACTTGGCAATGAAGacttgaaaaagaaaaagaagttaAACAATTGTGTGTGGTCTGAGTTGATAGAGCCTGAAGAATTTAATAAAGAATGGAATAAAGTAATGGAAAAATATGGGCTTAAGGACAATGAGTGGTTTTCCTCGATGTTTGCCTCACGAACATTTTGG GTGCCTGCATTCTTTAGGGATTTTCCAATGAGTTCACTAATAAAGACCACATCAATATCTGATTCTCAGACCATATTCTTCAAGAGGTACTCCAAGTCTCGTTCTAATCTTGTTGAATTTCTTATGAATTACAACATTGCATTGGATGGCCAAAGGAGCAACAACAATAGGCTAGAATACTTGGATTTTAACACAATTCCAACTTTGAAAACAAATTCAGCCCTCGAGAAGCATGCTTCGACAATATATAGTGATAGTGGTTTCAAACTAATTCAAAGTGAGATTGAGGAAGCAGTTGACAATGTCACTATGGTGACAGTGTCAATCATTGGTGAGAATGAGATTTATGTAGTCAACGACAAGTTCTCGAAGAACTGGATTGTGTCATACTCCACATCCTTTGATTCATATGCATGTAGTTGTATGATGTTTGGGAGGATTGGGCTTGTATGCAGTCACATTTTTTGggtcttgagaaacaaaaaaatgaaattaatcccTAATGAGTTACATGGAGGACGTTGGTTGAAGTCTAAATTTGTCAAGGCTGTGCATTGTGGGTTTGATGATGATATTGAAATATTTATTGTTGTGGATGAGATGAATCAGGAGTATAGGGATATGCATGGAGATTTTTATGATATTGCATGGCTTATTGAAGGAGATGGTGATAAAATTCGAGCATTTAGACAAATTATGGCTGAAGGGAGAAAAGAAGTACTTGGAGAGGGAAATGTGTTGTAA